A genomic window from Antedon mediterranea chromosome 4, ecAntMedi1.1, whole genome shotgun sequence includes:
- the LOC140046718 gene encoding uncharacterized protein isoform X1 produces MLQVRFESCGNCFRSMKQCPCRPCTRTPVTCVASFHIFDVSFDFYSLGGNHLRTALSTMSENIFKQLEVAVYFDVTKTESLRVASRHNFVTGNTHQATFEDNVAVCRNILQDYNDKDAKTTSTWRRKCAEAIGKQSFEKKIISSMEPMFQVSLYTDRCYTKVTKLFAQYNAGTVKDSKPGKQLKQSFFMTLQGLSEEDKFELLSSVTDGTMSIKEVENKARSIKQIKVIRGKFLTTIKVLTWKEATERFPEHTTDSALRPFLTTRKLSKSEIPPGLFMHCQDALFWEEQKQSHPQASTVDILTEDGTRSKCQVMSGPFIGRKLTDIANSSNMGLHRGLLVLTEKCEKEMLISDVIVVVCNNEDLLYNMTILKDNDRVMQVQYWYCEEQDTIRTLLVSPQHERMMNGIGGVIKGKSLELLIKQLVTRHSREGHLVVNCLGWNVFKEIILQRRNCITLLENDGESELRSRLVRFKEEIENSIQLENGAQSDDEDDSTDEEVEDNAEMANEEDDYTFPG; encoded by the exons ATGTTGCAGGTTAGGTTTGAGTCATGTGGAAACTGCTTTAGGTCAATGAAGCAGTGCCCATGTCGCCCATGTACCAGAACACCAGTTACATGTGTGGCTAGTTTCCACATCTTCGACGTTTCTTTTGATTTTTATTCACTTGGCGGAAATCATTTAAGAACAGCACTATCAACAATGAGtgagaatatatttaaacaattagaAGTGGCAGTCTATTTTGATGTAACAAAAACTGAATCACTACGTGTGGCATCTCGACATAATTTCGTCACAGGTAATACTCACCAAGCAACTTTTGAAGACAACGTTGCAGTATGCCGCAACATTTTGCAAGATTACAATGACAAAGATGCAAAAACAACTTCGACATGGAGGAGGAAGTGTGCAGAGGCAATTGGCAAACAATCGTTCGAAAAAaag ATAATATCGTCCATGGAACCGATGTTCCAAGTATCATTGTATACGGACCGATGCTACACAAAGGTTACCAAGCTGTTTGCCCAGTATAATGCAGGAACGGTAAAGGATTCCAAACCCGGAAAGCAATTGAAGCAGTCG TTCTTCATGACACTACAAGGCCTGTCGGAAGAAGACAAGTTTGAATTGCTGTCATCTGTAACAGACGGAACAATGTCCATTAAAGAGGTTGAAAATAAAGCACGGTCGATTAAGCAGATAAAGGTGATCAGAGGAAAATTTTTGACAACTATTAAAGTACTGACATGGAAGGAAGCGACCGAAAGATTTCCAGAGCACACGACCGATTCTGCTCTTCGGCCTTTTTTAACAACAA GGAAGTTATCTAAAAGCGAAATTCCACCAGGTTTATTCATGCATTGTCAAGATGCTCTGTTTTGGGAGGAACAAAAGCAAAGTCACCCTCAAGCGTCAACAGTTGATATTTTAACAGAAGATGGAACAAGATCAAAGTGTCAAGTTATGTCTGGGCCGTTTATTGGCAGAAAATTGACAGATATTGCCAATTCCAGTAATATGGGGTTACATCGTGGCCTGCTCGTACTGACAGAG aaatgtgaAAAAGAAATGCTGATTTCTGATGTCATCGTAGTTGTTTGCAATAACGAGGACCTGCTATACAATATGACTATTTTAAAAGACAACGATAGAGTCATGCAAGTACAGTATTGGTACTGCGAAGAACAAG acaCCATTCGCACGTTATTAGTAAGCCCTCAACACGAACGCATGATGAATGGAATTGGTGGCGTCATTAAGGGTAAGTCACTAGAACTGCTAATTAAGCAACTAGTGACAAGGCATAGCAGAGAAGGTCACTTAGTTGTAAATTGCCTAGGATGGAAtg tGTTCAAGGAAATAATTTTGCAACGGCGCAATTGTATAACCTTGCTCGAGAATGATGGGGAATCTGAATTAAGATCCAGATTAGTTCGTTTCAAAGAAGAAATTGAAAACAGCATTCAGCTTGAAAATGGAGCCCAATCGGATG ATGAGGACGACAGTACAGATGAGGAGGTTGAAGATAATGCGGAGATGGCAAATGAGGAGGACGACTACACATTTCCGGGGTGA
- the LOC140046718 gene encoding uncharacterized protein isoform X2 encodes MLQVRFESCGNCFRSMKQCPCRPCTRTPVTCVASFHIFDVSFDFYSLGGNHLRTALSTMSENIFKQLEVAVYFDVTKTESLRVASRHNFVTGNTHQATFEDNVAVCRNILQDYNDKDAKTTSTWRRKCAEAIGKQSFEKKIISSMEPMFQVSLYTDRCYTKVTKLFAQYNAGTVKDSKPGKQLKQSFFMTLQGLSEEDKFELLSSVTDGTMSIKEVENKARSIKQIKVIRGKFLTTIKVLTWKEATERFPEHTTDSALRPFLTTRKLSKSEIPPGLFMHCQDALFWEEQKQSHPQASTVDILTEDGTRSKCQVMSGPFIGRKLTDIANSSNMGLHRGLLVLTEKCEKEMLISDVIVVVCNNEDLLYNMTILKDNDRVMQVQYWYCEEQDTIRTLLVSPQHERMMNGIGGVIKVFKEIILQRRNCITLLENDGESELRSRLVRFKEEIENSIQLENGAQSDDEDDSTDEEVEDNAEMANEEDDYTFPG; translated from the exons ATGTTGCAGGTTAGGTTTGAGTCATGTGGAAACTGCTTTAGGTCAATGAAGCAGTGCCCATGTCGCCCATGTACCAGAACACCAGTTACATGTGTGGCTAGTTTCCACATCTTCGACGTTTCTTTTGATTTTTATTCACTTGGCGGAAATCATTTAAGAACAGCACTATCAACAATGAGtgagaatatatttaaacaattagaAGTGGCAGTCTATTTTGATGTAACAAAAACTGAATCACTACGTGTGGCATCTCGACATAATTTCGTCACAGGTAATACTCACCAAGCAACTTTTGAAGACAACGTTGCAGTATGCCGCAACATTTTGCAAGATTACAATGACAAAGATGCAAAAACAACTTCGACATGGAGGAGGAAGTGTGCAGAGGCAATTGGCAAACAATCGTTCGAAAAAaag ATAATATCGTCCATGGAACCGATGTTCCAAGTATCATTGTATACGGACCGATGCTACACAAAGGTTACCAAGCTGTTTGCCCAGTATAATGCAGGAACGGTAAAGGATTCCAAACCCGGAAAGCAATTGAAGCAGTCG TTCTTCATGACACTACAAGGCCTGTCGGAAGAAGACAAGTTTGAATTGCTGTCATCTGTAACAGACGGAACAATGTCCATTAAAGAGGTTGAAAATAAAGCACGGTCGATTAAGCAGATAAAGGTGATCAGAGGAAAATTTTTGACAACTATTAAAGTACTGACATGGAAGGAAGCGACCGAAAGATTTCCAGAGCACACGACCGATTCTGCTCTTCGGCCTTTTTTAACAACAA GGAAGTTATCTAAAAGCGAAATTCCACCAGGTTTATTCATGCATTGTCAAGATGCTCTGTTTTGGGAGGAACAAAAGCAAAGTCACCCTCAAGCGTCAACAGTTGATATTTTAACAGAAGATGGAACAAGATCAAAGTGTCAAGTTATGTCTGGGCCGTTTATTGGCAGAAAATTGACAGATATTGCCAATTCCAGTAATATGGGGTTACATCGTGGCCTGCTCGTACTGACAGAG aaatgtgaAAAAGAAATGCTGATTTCTGATGTCATCGTAGTTGTTTGCAATAACGAGGACCTGCTATACAATATGACTATTTTAAAAGACAACGATAGAGTCATGCAAGTACAGTATTGGTACTGCGAAGAACAAG acaCCATTCGCACGTTATTAGTAAGCCCTCAACACGAACGCATGATGAATGGAATTGGTGGCGTCATTAAGG tGTTCAAGGAAATAATTTTGCAACGGCGCAATTGTATAACCTTGCTCGAGAATGATGGGGAATCTGAATTAAGATCCAGATTAGTTCGTTTCAAAGAAGAAATTGAAAACAGCATTCAGCTTGAAAATGGAGCCCAATCGGATG ATGAGGACGACAGTACAGATGAGGAGGTTGAAGATAATGCGGAGATGGCAAATGAGGAGGACGACTACACATTTCCGGGGTGA